One region of Eubalaena glacialis isolate mEubGla1 chromosome 6, mEubGla1.1.hap2.+ XY, whole genome shotgun sequence genomic DNA includes:
- the HMGN1 gene encoding non-histone chromosomal protein HMG-14 isoform X1, translating into MPKRKVSSGEGAAKEEPKRRSARLSAKPAPAKVETKPKKAAGKDKSSDKKVQTKGKRGAKGKQAEVANQETKEDLPAENGETKNEESPASDEAGEKEAKSD; encoded by the exons ATGCCCAAGAGGAAG GTCAGCTCCGGCGAGGGGGCGGCGAAGGAGGAG cCCAAGAGGAGATCGGCGAGGTTGTCAGCT AAACCAGCTCCTGCAAAAGTGGAAACGAAGCCAAAAAAGGCGGCAGGAAAG GATAAATCTTCCGACAAAAAAgtgcaaacaaaagggaaaaggggagcaaAGGGAAAACAGGCTGAAGTGGCTAACCAAGAGACTAAAGAAGACTTACCTGcagaaaatggagaaactaaaaatgaGGAG AGCCCAGCTTCTgatgaagcaggagagaaagaagccaagtctGATTAA
- the HMGN1 gene encoding non-histone chromosomal protein HMG-14 isoform X2, producing the protein MPKRKVSSGEGAAKEEKPAPAKVETKPKKAAGKDKSSDKKVQTKGKRGAKGKQAEVANQETKEDLPAENGETKNEESPASDEAGEKEAKSD; encoded by the exons ATGCCCAAGAGGAAG GTCAGCTCCGGCGAGGGGGCGGCGAAGGAGGAG AAACCAGCTCCTGCAAAAGTGGAAACGAAGCCAAAAAAGGCGGCAGGAAAG GATAAATCTTCCGACAAAAAAgtgcaaacaaaagggaaaaggggagcaaAGGGAAAACAGGCTGAAGTGGCTAACCAAGAGACTAAAGAAGACTTACCTGcagaaaatggagaaactaaaaatgaGGAG AGCCCAGCTTCTgatgaagcaggagagaaagaagccaagtctGATTAA